A single Amphiura filiformis chromosome 8, Afil_fr2py, whole genome shotgun sequence DNA region contains:
- the LOC140159050 gene encoding uncharacterized protein: MAGGVHQHEFEQIIINAVGQDSRCRYSRFQTKPEGKVSCLALGSDLIDDIREQVLDDDYLDKRAEITGIYFQKADTGRVKPILPNDVFSRVIWPNSPVNLRRPAVVREYIDLDDAALRVPAPVDAKWVDFANTMGQTRDALLTKMTPQNQNRPANLLKAFQGQDSDTTYPVMLETVIEHVVTNGHSWTANVAFHRWAQVLCKGCFGTPAHALINVLEELFPESCAIISGMEFHVPTADTSMNATIESGIPHCHYYGYVQEQVLDDSGAEVNPQDGSEARGGENGERGRGRLRQRVLIPKKLRKKARSRSRSPVRDDEEDPILTDHVLNIRPSAPQAANPNMIRLLNNPNDYLLGPQSYHSYFEPHKPDVVLLWRKKLSPPLQERTKSQPTSLHTESQPTSLRTESQPTSLQESQNFESTSSRTPEKPYYYYLKIVCETTSWDTSSRTSGTLQTHVDNATERCVQSCFSALAHDQESILGVVVVADGMKLVKIERSQDGNGFIYNVRETRLVTWEDSQHLYILLQIMKNAIN; this comes from the exons GCCTGAGGGAAAGGTAAGCTGTTTGGCTCTCGGAAGTGACTTAATTGACGACATCAGAGAGCAAGTTCTAGATGATGATTACTTAGATAAGAGGGCAGAGATAACAGGCATCTACTTCCAAAAGGCGGACACTGGTAGGGTTAAGCCCATTCTGCCAAATGATGTGTTTTCAAGggttatttggccaaattctcCTGTTAATTTGAGACGACCAGCTGTGGTAAGAGAGTACATAGATCTTGATGATGCGGCTTTACGTGTACCAGCTCCTGTCGATGCTAAGTGGGTGGACTTTGCGAACACAATGGGTCAGACTAGAGATGCCCTGCTTACGAAG ATGACACCTCAAAATCAAAATCGACCTGCTAACTTGTTGAAGGCCTTTCAAGGACAAGACAGTGACACCACATATCCTGTGATGCTTGAGACTGTAATTGAGCATGTAGTAACAAATGGTCACAGTTGG ACGGCTAACGTTGCTTTCCATAGATGGGCACAGGTGCTCTGTAAGGGATGTTTTGGAACTCCAGCACATGCGCTTATAAATGTTTTGGAAGAGCTGTTTCCAGAGTCATGTGCTATAATTTCTGGCATGGAATTTCATGTGCCAACAGCTGACACAAGTATGAATGCAACAATTGAATCGGGCATTCCACATTGCCATTATTATGGCTATGTTCAAGAGCAGGTTCTTGATGATTCTGGTGCTGAGGTAAATCCACAGGACGGTTCAGAGGCAAGGGGAGGTGAAAATGGAGAACGGGGAAGGGGAAGACTAAGGCAGAGGGTATTAATaccaaagaaattaagaaagaaagCTAGGTCACGGTCACGATCGCCGGTGAGGGATGATGAAGAAGATCCAATTTTGACAGACCATGTTTTGAATATTAGGCCTAGTGCACCACAGGCTGCAAACCCAAACATGATTCGACTGCTGAATAACCCTAATGATTATTTGCTTGGGCCTCAAAGCTATCACTCCTACTTTGAGCCACACAAACCTGATGTGGTATTGCTTTGGCGTAAGAAATTATCCCCACCATTGCAAGAACGCACAAAATCGCAACCCACATCGCTACACACAGAATCGCAACCCACATCGCTACGCACAGAATCGCAACCCACATCTCTGCAAGAATCTCAGAATTTTGAGTCAACGTCATCGCGTACACCAGAGAAACCCTATTATTATTACCTCAAAATTGTATGCGAAACAACATCATGGGACACAAGTAGCCGAACTTCAGGTACATTGCAGACACATGTTGATAACGCTACGGAGCGGTGTGTGCAATCATGCTTTTCAGCCCTTGCACATGATCAGGAATCCATACTAGGAGTGGTTGTTGTTGCGGATGGCATGAAATTGGTGAAAATAGAGAGATCACAAGATGGGAATGGTTTTATATATAATGTACGTGAAACAAGACTAGTCACCTGGGAGGACAGCCAGCATCTGTACATTTTGCTTCAGATCATGAAGAATGCAATCAATTGA